Proteins encoded within one genomic window of Myxococcales bacterium:
- a CDS encoding DnaJ domain-containing protein, protein MNHSGEEADGSRILSVDHSGDFTEISFPELLLNLCRTRYSGALELSRGKTSKRIVFQQGAPVLSESNLANETLGVQLIDQGLLTSLDHQRVSSYMEREQCKEGVALLALELLEPKALFLALKEQVRRRMLETFAWSSGNFRLESVEDLQSEVQPMRSDPIALVREGLLSHWTPDRLLADLTEQIELFPQRNKTFDEAQRRLAGDDEIASMFDRFDGTLTLGAAIGGQFNSPQALATVWILAKGRYIRFTDAALSSGTDHEDDNLEPEIEIEVVAHDQVASETEKESLNSGRFATPAAKKIALAADAMRTEVLKRLVGIENRSYYELLGIPKNASDGEVRKAYFAAAKRFHPDALTHLGLSDIKLQAAAVFARIAEANDVLRDPDKRREYDAERLHADEPTVDTRALAQAETFYRKGEILIGMGDFRGALEYLEPAVELWPDECEYQSALGWALYKQPQPDIERSREHLERAEELDSSQAETQFRLGVVLRACGENEKAALCLAKAEQLGPSAS, encoded by the coding sequence ATGAACCACTCAGGTGAGGAAGCGGACGGCAGCCGAATCCTGAGCGTCGACCATTCGGGAGACTTCACCGAAATTTCGTTTCCCGAACTGTTGCTCAACCTCTGTCGCACCCGCTACAGCGGTGCACTCGAGCTCTCTCGCGGCAAGACCTCCAAACGAATCGTGTTCCAACAGGGCGCACCGGTCCTCAGTGAATCCAATCTCGCAAATGAAACCCTGGGCGTGCAACTGATCGACCAGGGATTGCTGACTTCTCTAGACCACCAGCGCGTAAGTTCGTACATGGAACGCGAGCAGTGCAAAGAAGGGGTGGCACTGCTGGCCCTCGAATTGCTCGAGCCCAAGGCACTGTTTCTCGCTCTCAAAGAGCAGGTTCGCCGGCGCATGCTCGAGACCTTCGCCTGGTCCAGCGGCAATTTTCGACTCGAGTCGGTGGAAGATCTCCAGAGCGAAGTCCAACCCATGAGAAGCGATCCGATCGCGCTGGTCCGGGAAGGTCTGCTCAGCCACTGGACCCCCGATCGGCTGCTCGCCGACCTCACCGAACAGATCGAACTCTTTCCCCAGCGCAACAAGACTTTTGACGAAGCACAGCGGCGGCTGGCCGGCGACGATGAGATCGCCTCGATGTTCGACCGATTCGACGGCACTCTCACTCTGGGCGCCGCGATCGGAGGGCAGTTCAACTCACCTCAGGCACTCGCCACCGTCTGGATTCTCGCCAAGGGTCGGTACATTCGTTTTACAGATGCGGCACTGAGCAGTGGAACCGATCACGAAGACGATAATCTCGAACCCGAAATTGAGATCGAAGTCGTTGCCCATGACCAAGTAGCGAGTGAAACCGAAAAAGAGTCTCTAAATTCCGGCAGATTCGCGACGCCAGCTGCCAAAAAAATCGCGCTGGCCGCCGATGCCATGCGCACCGAAGTGTTGAAACGACTCGTGGGGATCGAGAACCGCAGCTATTACGAACTGCTGGGGATTCCGAAAAACGCATCAGACGGCGAGGTTCGCAAAGCCTATTTCGCGGCCGCCAAGCGCTTTCACCCTGACGCCCTGACCCACCTCGGACTTTCGGACATCAAGCTACAGGCCGCCGCCGTGTTTGCGCGGATCGCCGAAGCGAACGATGTTTTGCGCGACCCGGACAAGCGTCGGGAATACGATGCCGAAAGGCTCCACGCCGACGAGCCCACGGTGGACACCCGAGCGCTCGCACAAGCGGAGACCTTCTATCGCAAGGGTGAAATTCTGATCGGCATGGGTGACTTTCGCGGCGCTCTCGAATATCTCGAACCGGCGGTCGAACTGTGGCCGGACGAATGTGAGTACCAGTCGGCGCTGGGCTGGGCGCTCTACAAGCAACCCCAGCCGGACATCGAACGTTCGCGGGAGCACCTGGAACGTGCCGAAGAACTCGATTCATCCCAGGCCGAAACCCAGTTCCGCCTGGGAGTGGTGCTGCGCGCCTGCGGCGAGAACGAAAAGGCCGCGCTTTGCCTGGCCAAGGCCGAACAACTGGGCCCCAGTGCTAGCTGA